From one Anaerolineae bacterium genomic stretch:
- a CDS encoding response regulator transcription factor, with amino-acid sequence MGEKILVIDDDPVLLGLIEKNLNARAYEVFMAANGEDGLRLLEETRPHLVILDVMIPGLNGWEVCRRIRKVSTVPVIMLTALGSQEDIVRGLEAGADDYLVKPFLKDELLARVSAVLRRASMPPPSSSAPLRFGNGELVIDPATRQVMVRGQPADLTPTEFELLLFMAYRPGQIVRTEHIFENVWAYDTDKNIENVKWYVWRLRKKVEKQPGNPKYIITERGVGYRFIPNYGMSQLETDAA; translated from the coding sequence ATGGGTGAAAAAATTCTGGTGATAGATGATGATCCGGTTTTATTGGGTCTAATTGAAAAAAACCTGAACGCCCGCGCCTACGAAGTGTTTATGGCGGCCAATGGAGAAGATGGCCTGCGGCTGTTGGAAGAAACAAGACCACATCTGGTTATCTTAGACGTGATGATCCCCGGTCTGAACGGCTGGGAAGTCTGTCGCCGCATTCGCAAAGTCTCAACGGTGCCGGTGATTATGCTCACGGCTTTAGGCTCTCAAGAAGATATTGTCCGTGGTTTAGAGGCCGGGGCCGATGATTATTTGGTAAAACCATTTCTTAAAGATGAGTTGTTGGCCCGGGTTTCGGCGGTATTGCGCCGTGCCAGTATGCCCCCCCCTTCCTCAAGCGCTCCCTTACGTTTTGGCAATGGTGAATTGGTTATTGACCCGGCCACACGCCAAGTAATGGTCAGAGGCCAGCCAGCCGATCTAACCCCCACCGAGTTTGAGTTGTTATTATTTATGGCTTACCGGCCCGGTCAAATTGTGCGCACGGAACACATTTTTGAAAATGTTTGGGCCTATGATACGGATAAAAATATTGAAAACGTAAAATGGTATGTTTGGCGTTTGCGTAAAAAGGTGGAAAAGCAACCCGGCAATCCCAAATACATTATCACCGAGCGCGGCGTGGGTTATAGATTCATTCCCAATTACGGAATGTCACAGTTAGAAACAGACGCGGCCTGA
- a CDS encoding N-acetylmuramoyl-L-alanine amidase: MPQTRKSKQNQAGQQTAARRSRYTMFAITMLVLAVVTILLGFKLFGPEEQPVIQIAPPSSPFILTVTPTTSQPTRDTQKPLVGIVAGHKGYDPGAVCDDGLTEAEINYMIALEVVDLLQRRGIEADLLDEYDDRLTEYQADALVSIHADSCNIPGATGFKVARVTNSAIPEAEDALVACLNQEYAIYTGLSQHPASITDNMTNYHAFNEIHPLTPGAIIEAGFLLDDRYLLEQRSKVVARGIAAGIVCFLGE, from the coding sequence ATGCCTCAAACGCGAAAGTCAAAACAAAACCAGGCCGGGCAACAGACCGCCGCCCGGCGCAGTAGATATACTATGTTTGCCATAACCATGCTTGTTTTGGCAGTGGTAACCATACTTTTGGGCTTTAAATTGTTTGGCCCTGAAGAACAGCCGGTGATCCAGATAGCGCCGCCATCCTCGCCATTCATTCTCACCGTCACTCCTACAACCAGCCAACCAACAAGAGATACTCAAAAGCCTTTGGTTGGCATTGTGGCGGGCCACAAGGGTTATGACCCCGGCGCAGTTTGTGACGATGGTTTGACCGAAGCGGAAATTAACTATATGATTGCGCTTGAAGTGGTAGACCTGTTACAACGACGCGGTATTGAGGCCGACTTATTGGATGAGTATGACGACCGTTTGACCGAGTACCAGGCCGATGCCCTGGTCAGCATTCACGCGGATAGCTGCAATATTCCCGGCGCTACCGGCTTCAAAGTGGCCAGAGTAACCAACAGCGCTATTCCCGAAGCCGAAGATGCGCTGGTGGCCTGTCTCAATCAAGAATATGCAATTTACACCGGCCTGTCCCAGCACCCGGCCAGCATCACGGATAACATGACCAACTATCACGCCTTCAATGAAATTCACCCGCTCACTCCCGGCGCTATCATTGAAGCCGGTTTTTTGTTGGACGACCGCTATCTGCTGGAACAGCGGTCCAAAGTGGTGGCCAGGGGAATTGCGGCCGGAATAGTATGTTTTTTGGGAGAATAA